The Candidatus Omnitrophota bacterium genome contains the following window.
TTTTCCCATTTAGATAAAAAGAAGCTATCTCTGCGTTTCCTTTTACAACTCCGCCGTAAATAATTCTCCGTTTAAGAAAAAAGAAAATATGTGTGCCTTGTCTACTACAGGCATAATCCGCTAAAACATTATAATGCCTGCTATAAGGCGATGGGCTTGGAGTCATAATCGGTGGCATTAAAAAGCCATATATCCCATACTTGAGATACAGAGCCAACGTCCTATCGTCATACAATGTGATGAATAATCCGCCGTTCATTTAAATAATGACTCCTATATTTACAATTCTTTGTTAGTCGCCGAGTAAATACTGTCTTTATAAATAGTTTTATTCTCGTCTTGCCCCAACTTCCTAAAAATAAACAAATGCTCGTGCATAATTAAAAGAAAATCTTTATCCTGAGCGCTCCAGTACCGGGTAGTGTAACAGTTATGTTGAACCTTAATGACATCTTCTTTGAGTATGAATCCTGCTTTTAGAAATCGTTGCATAACGGAAAATGCCAACGGTACATAATGCCTGCGTCGACGCGTATCACCAATGAGGATGCCGCAGTATTTCCCGGGTTTTAATACGCGATAGCATTCCCGGGCGACTTCCTCAATCTCGTCGCAGAACTTTTGCAGACTGCTTATAGCAGAGAGATCACCATCGGCAGTTTTTGTGCCATATTTGATTATGTTTAGATACGGGGGATGAGTTGCTATGAGGTCAACGCTTTCATCATCGACTGTTTTCAAGTTACGCGCATCGCCTTGTTTTATAATCGGCTCATGACATTTGTCACAGCTAAATTTACATGACTCCTGAGCCAGCTTAACAACCTCTGAGTGGATGTCGAATCCCAGACCACGCCGACCCAATGATTTTGCTTCAATCATTGTTGTCCCACTGCCAACCATAGGGTCTAAAACCGTATCGTTTTCTTTGGAATACAGACGGATAAGATTACTGGGGATTTGAGGGGCCCAATTCCCGCGGTATTTCGCGTTATGCGTCAGCCATTTACCACGGTTGGGAAACGACCATACTGTTGTTGTCTGAATCTCTGCATTATTCTTAACACACTTTTCTTCCATTGAATATTATCCTTCACAGCTTTCTCTACTATGCTTTTCTTACAGGTAGTCCCAGCCATGCCAGCGGTAATTCATTAAATCTGTAGTGGCAATTAACGCTGTGTATGTATTCTAAGACATCTTTATATTCCGGTTTCTTAAACCAATCGCTCAACACGTAAACATATTCGACTTTTAAGCCTAAAGACGATACCAGCTTCAGATACTGTTTACGTTTAAAATCGCAAGTCTGAAGTTTCTCATCTACCGAACCAGCCACCTGCTGATATTTAACTTCAATAATGAAAAGGGTTTCCCTTACGATCACAAGTAACGCGTCATCCGGCAAAAGCTTCTTAGAGATGAGCCCTTTCCATTCAACGCCTTCCTCCGACAAGTATTGATAAAAATCATGTTTGCGGAAACATCTTGCAACCAGTTTTCCTTCAAAAAATACCCCTATCCCCGACTTGCCGAAAACCTTTTTTATTTCATATCCCGTGATCGCTCCGAGAAGTTTCTGGAAATCAACCTTCTTCTCAAAATTCAAACCCGTCTGGGTATTAGCTCCTCCGATACCACCTGTCTTCATATAAATTCTCCTCTCACGGTCTATTAATAATTCATTACCAAAATTTCGGTTATCGAGCCTCTGCGTTCAGCATTGCAATTTATAAGTCGTGTTGCATTCAGGCGTTCAATATGATACCCCCGATACAGATCATCAAAGAAGTCATCATCGGAATCGTTATTCTTGGGATCCGAATTGCTCAACATGACAGACGCGCCTTTTGTATCCAATTTCCCGTAAACGTCTCTGAGGCGTTTTTGTTCTTGGTCATCAAAAGCAATTTTTGAATAGCTCGTAAAACTCGCAGTGGCGCTGATAGGGCGATATGGCGGGTCAAAATAAACAAACGATCCATCGCCCGCATCCTTAAGACACTCTGCGAAATCTCCACAAAATATCTCGGCTTTTTGCAGAAGATCGTTTACCGCATAAAGATTTTCTTCATTACAAACCGTCGGGTTCTTGTATCGTCCAAATGGCACATTAAACTCGCCTTGTGAATTTACGCGGTATAGTCCATTAAAACAGGTTTTATTTAGGAAGATTAAAAGAGCCGCGCGGCGGACAACGCTGTGTTGTGCTTTTCGACGCAAAAACGCGTTAAACTCCTCACGCTTGTCATAATACAACTTTTCCCGCTTTTTTTCTGACGCGGTAAGATACTCTTTTTCTAAGTCATTTAATTCCTTGATTAGCTTTCCAACGTTTTTCTGGATAACTTGATAACAAGTATTTACGCATGGGTTTATCTCATATAGATAGGCCAACTCAAAATCATAGTGTTCTGAAAGCCAGAAGAAAAGGGCGCCACCACCTAAAAATGGCTCAAAATATTTTTTTATACGCCCTGCCTTAAACGCTGGAGGCAAATATGGAGCAATCTGGTCGATTAATTGCCCTTTGCCTCCGGCCCATTTTAAAAAAGGTTTAACTTGTCTTGTCGTCGTTATCATAATTACTCCTGAAGATTCGGTATAACGGTTACAACTACACCCTGTATCTTGTAGACGTCCTATTTGGTAACATCCTACATATAACGGGGCGCTAAAATAAGAGATTTTTTATATCCATTTGGCAGGGTGTAAATAAATAGGACGCCTGCTAATACTAAACGGTAGCCATTCTGATAAAACTACTCTTCAAAATAATCAGAGTCGATTTTTGATATTTTATAAGTTTTCTGTGTCGAAACGCCAATCCCAAGCTCAATCATTAAGCTGACTAAGGCTTTTCCGTCAATTAGAACAATCTTGGGTTGCTTAACAGAATGAGCATGTTCGTACGCATCTTTTGAAAACTGCGATGTTGTTACAAATATTCCTTTGTGAGCGCCTTTAGCTATTAGTGCCCCGGTAAAATCTCTAACTTCTTTAAGCGGTACCGAACTTTCCCATCGCTTAGCTTGAATATAAATTGTATCTAACCCTAGACGATCTTCTTTGATAATACCGTCAATTCCACCGTCGCCACTTTTTCCAACAGCTTTCCCGGCATCCAAACGAGAACCGCCATATCCCATTCCTACTATTAAATCGACTACAATTTTCTCAAAGAATTCAGGTGTGCAATCCTTGATTTTATCCAACAGGTCATGGGCAAGATCCGATTGAATTGAAGTAAAGTTTGCTTCGAGGAGTTCTTCGGGGGTTTTATTTCCGTGATGTTCGAGTAACGCTTCTTCTTCGCCAGAGGCATTCCTCAGAGTCCGGAATTCGATAAATTCAGGAAACTGTTCTAAGAAAGAAATATCGATTCGATTTGGTTTCTTTTTTAAAACCTCGAGGCCTTTCAAAGATATTTTTTGGGTACCACGTTTATCGGACTCAACAAGTCCGGCCTTCTTAAGATAGGTGCGCGCCCAGCCAACACGGTTATCAAAAATTGGCTGCTGCCCACTTGGCAATAGTTCTTTTCGTTCATCATTGGTTAGAGTAAATTTGAACGCTAAACCTTCAATTAGCTCTCGAGTATTATAAACTTTGCCATCTGACAAAAATTGTAATAGAGGCAGCATTATTGTCTGATAATCAGGAATCGACATATAGCTCCTATAATTTTGATAAGTGGTTATGTATGCTTTTAAAATTAAAGGCCCTCAACCTTTTTCAGATTGAGGGCCTTTGTCCCCAATATCCGAAAAAGTTCGGATATTAGAAGTAATTGGCTCCCCGGGCAGGACTCGAACCTGCGACCTAGTGGTTAACAGCCACGCGCTCTACCAGCTGAGCTACCAGGGAATGCCGCATTTTTGATATTTCTTGTAAGGCCTGTCAAAAACGCCCTTGATCCGCGCCTTTTTCGGGCCTTTTAAAATTAAAGAGCGGAACGCTTAAGCAGATATTCCCACTCGTCGTCAACATCCTGCTGAATAGATTTCAGGATCTCTTCATTACCGGGCTTAAACAGGTGCTTAAACCTGCCCTGCAATTTAAGCCATTCGGTTATGGGTTTCTTTTCCTTGGGAGTATAATTTATTTTATATTTTTTGCCGTTCTCTATCTCATAAAGCGGCCAGAAGCAGGTATCAACCGCCGTCTTTGCTATAGCCACTCCGTTCTCCTGCGGAAATCTCCAGCCCCTGTGGCAAAGCGCCATAACATTCAAAAATGCCGGGCCCTTGGCATCAAAAGCCTTCTGGGACTTGGTAACAAGGTCATTCCAGTTTGATATAGAGCATTGCGCCACATACGGTATCCTGTGCGCGGCCACAATAGCAGTCAGGTCTTTCCTTAACTGCGGCTTGCCGCTGCTTACCTTTCCCGCGGGCGCTGTTGTAGTAGAAGCCCCTGTCGGCGTAGCACCCGAACGCTGTATTCCCGTATTCATATACGCACCATTATCATAGCAAACATAAACAAAATTATGCCCTCTTTCAAGCGCGCCCGAAAGAGACTGGAGCCCTATATCATAAGTGCCTCCGTCTCCGCCGAATGTAACAAATTTGATGTCCTTTTTTATCTTGCCCTGTTTTTTTAACGACCTGTAGGCTGTCTCAACACCGCTCATTGTGGCGGCGGCATTCTCAAAGGCATTATGTATAAAAGGCACTTTCCACGCCGTATAAGGATATATCGTGGTCGCGACCTCAAAACATCCCGTAGCACAGCCTGCCACAAGCGCCGAATTGCCCGCGCCCAATAATACCTGCCTTGCCACAATGGATGCGCCGCATCCTGAACACAACCTATGCCCCGGGCCCAAACGCTCGGGCAGTTTTGAAAGCTCCTTAATATTAGCCATTATTCTCTTACTCCAATATAGTTTACCCGGTTAGATATCTTTCCTGTTTTTAATATGCCCGACATATCCTTGTAAACAGCTTCTATGTCATTGGGGAATATGTCGCGCCCTCCGAGTCCGAATATGTAGTTTATCAATTCAGGCTTTTGTTTCGCCTCATACATGGCGGATCGTATCTCGGAAAACACCGGCCCGCCGCAGCCTGAAAAAGAATCGGCCCTGTCAAGAACAGCGGCTATCTTCACCTTTGACAATGCCTTTATGATATATTCTTTCGGAAAAGGCCTGAACAGGCACGGCCTGACAAGGCCCGCCTTAACGCCTTTTGCCCTTAAGCTGTCTACGACAAATTTAGCAGTGCCGGCCGTGGAGCTAAATACTACTATGGACGCTTCCGCGTCATCCATCATATATTCTTCAACTATCTTAAGGTCTCTGGAAAATGCCTTGTTAAATTCATTCATAATTCCAGGTATAATATCAATCGCGTTTTTCATGGCCTCGGTTTGCTGCCTCTTGTGCTCAAAATAAAAATCCTGCAAATCTATAGGGCCATAGGTTACAGGATTGTCAACATCAAGAAGCGTGGTCATATTGGGCTTATATTCACCTATAAATTTCTTTACAGCCGCGTCATCAAACAATTCCACGCCCTCTACGGAATGGCTTGTGATAAAACCGTCCTGGCAAACCATGACAGGCAGGTTTATGCCGCTATGCTCGGCTATCCTGACAGCCAATATGGCATGCTCATACGCTTCGCGCCCGCTCTCGGCGTAAATTTGTATCCAGCCCGAATCGCGCGCGCCCATGGTATCGGAATGGTCGCAATGTATGTTGATAGGCCCTGACAATGCCCTGTTTACTACCGGCATCACTATCGGAAGGCGCATGGAAGCGGCTATATACACTATCTCCCACATGAGGGCAAGCCCGTTGGCCGAGGTGGCTGTCATCGTCCGCGCGCCGGCGGCCGCGGAACCTACGCAGGCGCTCATGGCGCTATGCTCCGATTCCACGGGTATCATTTCCGTCTTTACTCTTCCATCAGCCACAAACTGTGAAAATGTCATTACTATTTCGGTCTGCGGAGTAATAGGATACGCCGCTACCACATCCGGTTCTATCTGGCGCATGGCCTCTGCTACAGCCTGGTCGCCTGTTAATGGTATAATTTTTTTATTCATGCCTGTTCCTGCTCCATCTTTATGCATTTTGCGGGGCATATGGAAGCGCATATCCCGCACCCTTTGCAGTGGTCATAGTCAAAACCTTCCATCTTCTGGTCTTTTACGATAATACTTGAATCCGGGCAGTATATCCAGCATTGGAGGCAGTTAATACATTTTTTCTTGTCAATAACCGGCTTAAACGCCCTCCATGCGCCTGTCTTATATTCTTTGGCAGAACCGGCCTTATCTATCATACCGCCTATGGGGATATCTTTCCAGCCTTTAGCGCTCATCCTATCTCTACCTCCTCATAAGCACGTTTAATGCCTTTGATATTAGCGTTTGTTTTTTCATCGCCTATCTTTTTAAGAAATTTCTGCCGGACCTGACAGATCAAAGCGTCTATAGATACTACCTCTTTTACCTTGAGTAATGCCCCAAGCATCGGGGTATTGGGCATAGGAATGCCGAGTGTCTCAAGCGATATCTTGGTAGCGTCAACTGTCGCCACCTTACCCTTTGTATATTTTACCTTTTTCCTGATGTCCTTGGGAGTCTGCGTGGTATTGACAATAAGCACCCCGTCTTCGCCTAAACCTTCCGTAACGTCAATACAATCAAGAAGTGTCGGGTCTATCACCGCGACCATGCCCGGATTGGTAACAGGCGAATGCAGTGTTATGGCCTTATCGTCAATTCGCGTAAATGAACGTATTGGAGCCCCAGCCCTTTCCGGCCCGTATTCGGGAAAAGCCTGGATATGTTTTCCGGCCTCAAGCGCGGCCTCTGCCAAAAATTGAGACGCAGTCTTTGCACCTTGGCCGCCGCGTCCATGCCAGCGTATCTCTATCATATCATGCCTGCCTTCTATTTAAATTTGATTAAACCGATTGTTTACAGCAAGACTTTTTGATATCAAGAAGTATCCTTATCATCTCGGAAATCGTATAAAGGACAAGAAAATAAATACATCCCATTATCAAAAACACAAAGCCCGCCGCTCTGGGAGCTGTCTCAAGCGCCTGCACAGCCTGCGCGTTAGAACCTGAAATAAGAGTTATGATACACGAAACAATACCTATTCCAAGCGACAACCAGCTTAGTATCTTAAATACTAAACGAGCGGAACTTAAAAACCTGTATTCCTGCATATAAGCCTCCTCTGTTGTGGCTGTTTTAAAAACCCTATTTTTAGTTTAAATGTGGAATTGCCACTTAATATACTAAAAACCAGGCCTTGTGTCAAGGTAAATGCTCTTGCCAAAACTTGCCAAAACTTATCAGAACTTGCCTTCCGGCCCCTGACAGGCCTTGCCCGGCCTTCGGCAGGGCAAGAGCGCTGTAATATAAATACTATTAAAATTCCTGCCTGCCTTTCATGGCCTTTGCCATGGTGAGCTGATCGGCGTATTCCAGGTTTGAGCCCATCGGAAGGCCATAGGCTATTCTGGTGACCTTAAACTTTTCTTTTTTCAGTATCCTTGCCAGATAAAGCGCCGTGGTCTCTCCTTCAGAATCGGAATCGGTGGCTATAATAATCTCTGCCGGCCTTGAAGATTTGACGCGCGCGCAAAGTTCCTTTATCCTTAGATTTTCAGGGCAGACACCGTCTAATGGCGACAGCGAACCGCCGAGCACATGGTAGACCCCGTTGAATGATCCTGATTTTTCAATTGATATAATGTCCGTCGGCTGTTCTACGACGCATATAATGGATTTATCTCTTTGAGGATTATCGCATATGGCGCAGGCGTCCTCCTCGCTAAGGTTTCCGCATATCTTGCAGAACTTGATGGATTCTTTTACCTTTAATATGGAGTAAGCCAATGACTTGGCCTCTTCAAGGGGAAGCCTCAATATATGAAATGCCATACGCTCCGAGCTTTTTGGGCCTACCCCGGGCATTTTCTTCAAGGCATTGATAAGTTTTGTCATTGATTTGGTATATTTTTCCACAATATCCTTTGCCCAAAGCCGGACCAATCCCTGCCGGCGCGCGCCTTGTGCCGTGCCGGCGCTTTACATAAATTTCATTATATTGCCGTCAAATATATCAAGCGCGCTCTTTATGATAGGGTCCGACAGGGCCTTTTTCATGGGATTGAGTGTCTTTCCGGCGCCTTTTTGCCCCGCCTGCGCGTCCGCGTCATCGCTATCAGCGTTAAGGATAAATTCCACTTTTATCTTCGCCGACAAAACCTTTGAAAAATTAGATTCTATAAGCTCCC
Protein-coding sequences here:
- a CDS encoding DNA methyltransferase; this encodes MEEKCVKNNAEIQTTTVWSFPNRGKWLTHNAKYRGNWAPQIPSNLIRLYSKENDTVLDPMVGSGTTMIEAKSLGRRGLGFDIHSEVVKLAQESCKFSCDKCHEPIIKQGDARNLKTVDDESVDLIATHPPYLNIIKYGTKTADGDLSAISSLQKFCDEIEEVARECYRVLKPGKYCGILIGDTRRRRHYVPLAFSVMQRFLKAGFILKEDVIKVQHNCYTTRYWSAQDKDFLLIMHEHLFIFRKLGQDENKTIYKDSIYSATNKEL
- the recR gene encoding recombination mediator RecR; the encoded protein is MEKYTKSMTKLINALKKMPGVGPKSSERMAFHILRLPLEEAKSLAYSILKVKESIKFCKICGNLSEEDACAICDNPQRDKSIICVVEQPTDIISIEKSGSFNGVYHVLGGSLSPLDGVCPENLRIKELCARVKSSRPAEIIIATDSDSEGETTALYLARILKKEKFKVTRIAYGLPMGSNLEYADQLTMAKAMKGRQEF
- a CDS encoding thiamine pyrophosphate-dependent enzyme; this encodes MANIKELSKLPERLGPGHRLCSGCGASIVARQVLLGAGNSALVAGCATGCFEVATTIYPYTAWKVPFIHNAFENAAATMSGVETAYRSLKKQGKIKKDIKFVTFGGDGGTYDIGLQSLSGALERGHNFVYVCYDNGAYMNTGIQRSGATPTGASTTTAPAGKVSSGKPQLRKDLTAIVAAHRIPYVAQCSISNWNDLVTKSQKAFDAKGPAFLNVMALCHRGWRFPQENGVAIAKTAVDTCFWPLYEIENGKKYKINYTPKEKKPITEWLKLQGRFKHLFKPGNEEILKSIQQDVDDEWEYLLKRSAL
- the porA gene encoding pyruvate ferredoxin oxidoreductase, giving the protein MNKKIIPLTGDQAVAEAMRQIEPDVVAAYPITPQTEIVMTFSQFVADGRVKTEMIPVESEHSAMSACVGSAAAGARTMTATSANGLALMWEIVYIAASMRLPIVMPVVNRALSGPINIHCDHSDTMGARDSGWIQIYAESGREAYEHAILAVRIAEHSGINLPVMVCQDGFITSHSVEGVELFDDAAVKKFIGEYKPNMTTLLDVDNPVTYGPIDLQDFYFEHKRQQTEAMKNAIDIIPGIMNEFNKAFSRDLKIVEEYMMDDAEASIVVFSSTAGTAKFVVDSLRAKGVKAGLVRPCLFRPFPKEYIIKALSKVKIAAVLDRADSFSGCGGPVFSEIRSAMYEAKQKPELINYIFGLGGRDIFPNDIEAVYKDMSGILKTGKISNRVNYIGVRE
- a CDS encoding DNA adenine methylase; translation: MITTTRQVKPFLKWAGGKGQLIDQIAPYLPPAFKAGRIKKYFEPFLGGGALFFWLSEHYDFELAYLYEINPCVNTCYQVIQKNVGKLIKELNDLEKEYLTASEKKREKLYYDKREEFNAFLRRKAQHSVVRRAALLIFLNKTCFNGLYRVNSQGEFNVPFGRYKNPTVCNEENLYAVNDLLQKAEIFCGDFAECLKDAGDGSFVYFDPPYRPISATASFTSYSKIAFDDQEQKRLRDVYGKLDTKGASVMLSNSDPKNNDSDDDFFDDLYRGYHIERLNATRLINCNAERRGSITEILVMNY
- a CDS encoding 4Fe-4S binding protein → MSAKGWKDIPIGGMIDKAGSAKEYKTGAWRAFKPVIDKKKCINCLQCWIYCPDSSIIVKDQKMEGFDYDHCKGCGICASICPAKCIKMEQEQA
- a CDS encoding 2-oxoacid:acceptor oxidoreductase family protein, with amino-acid sequence MIEIRWHGRGGQGAKTASQFLAEAALEAGKHIQAFPEYGPERAGAPIRSFTRIDDKAITLHSPVTNPGMVAVIDPTLLDCIDVTEGLGEDGVLIVNTTQTPKDIRKKVKYTKGKVATVDATKISLETLGIPMPNTPMLGALLKVKEVVSIDALICQVRQKFLKKIGDEKTNANIKGIKRAYEEVEIG
- a CDS encoding restriction endonuclease — translated: MSIPDYQTIMLPLLQFLSDGKVYNTRELIEGLAFKFTLTNDERKELLPSGQQPIFDNRVGWARTYLKKAGLVESDKRGTQKISLKGLEVLKKKPNRIDISFLEQFPEFIEFRTLRNASGEEEALLEHHGNKTPEELLEANFTSIQSDLAHDLLDKIKDCTPEFFEKIVVDLIVGMGYGGSRLDAGKAVGKSGDGGIDGIIKEDRLGLDTIYIQAKRWESSVPLKEVRDFTGALIAKGAHKGIFVTTSQFSKDAYEHAHSVKQPKIVLIDGKALVSLMIELGIGVSTQKTYKISKIDSDYFEE